The Primulina huaijiensis isolate GDHJ02 chromosome 6, ASM1229523v2, whole genome shotgun sequence genomic sequence TTAAATTCCCAGCTGGTCACCTAAATACATTACAAGATCCAATAACTtcatacttacataaacatgacaggcaaataatttatttgaaaaaaaataaacttgaaTAACTAGATAGAAAGAGTATCAAGGAATCAGAAATAACTATCTACTTAGTAAGGATAAGCTACAGATTCTTATATACAGGTAAAAAGAGAGTGGAGAATCCTCTGTTTTTTAAAACTCTGCTGCAATTAGTCATTGATCAAAGGTTGCGACGTGGTAAGAATATCTCCTTCACAGAACCTCCACGATccatcatcttgccttttcagAAGATAAAGAATTTTGTAGGGGCTGCAAACATTGGTCGGAATGTAGGAAACTTTTAATCCCAGAGGAGTATCCAGAGAGGATTATAAAACAAGCTTTTCAGCGTGCCAGTCGATCATGGAAGTTTGTAACATTACTTTGGAGACAAAAAGTGTATGAAAGCTCATGAATGGAAACCACATAACAGCGATTGTTACTAGTTTAAAATACATAGTCAAATGCACAGGAGTTCAGAAATTTTGTCCTTGGTTCTTCTTGATTTGCAAGCACTCACACTTATTATTCTTCTCGTCTTTTTTCACGGATagttaaaaaaaagaaagataaagAGAGCTTCATGACTTTTAATAAGGCAGAAATAATTGTATGTTAATCACCAGATATAGTAAGTGATGCCTAACTCTACAATTTCAACCAATTTACAATAATAGGCTTGTGCTTTCATAGATTGCCTAATATGGTCATAAGTACCTCATTTAACTACCTTTTCTTATGGATTAAATATCAAAGaaccaaataaaaatacaagtGCCCGCTCCAAGTACTTGTTTTGATAGAAAATGTTAAATTACCTGTAGTATGTTGGATTCTTAGGCTGAGATTCGTCCACAAGCTCAGCTGCCTCTTCCAAGAAAACCTCTATTTCTGCTATTTCCCTCCCAATCCCATCTTTCAAAATGTCAGCACGTGTAACTTCCAGTTGCAATAAAACAAATCTCCAAAAACAAGACCTTCCTTTTGCAGCATCTGCCAAAGTTTGCCACTAGAAATATCGAAAACCAGAAATAAACAACAAGCAGTTAGCCTGAGGATATTATGCTATAAGGTTTTAATAGAATCAGAAGGTTTTAAGTCGACTATTTTGAATGCTAAGCAGAATTTTCGGAGAAAATAGAGGCAGAATCCAATCTCACTCAACATCCGTTCTCcttcttgttattttttttcttttttcagttGGAGGAGGGAGTATTTTGTTACAATTGGGTATCGAACCAGAGAACTCGTCCCAAACTTAGAACATTTGTGTCAGATGAGCAACAAATCATCAACATTTGTTCTCCTTATTGTAATTTGTTAATTAGAGATTTAAAGCAATAGTGAGGCTGATTTTCCAATCCAAGTTCTACAGGATACATTGCCGCAGATCCAAAAAACACCGAGTctgttaaaaaattaaacacaTTACAAATGGGATAAAACTGatccaatatcatattttagagCGATGAGCTCAAAGATTTGTAGAGCATAACTAAACCACAATTAATAAGGTAGTCACCTGAACTAGCATAGAACCATCAAGGACTTCCAGAAGGCCGTGAACATCATGGTTAGGCCCCAGCGCTTCTGCTTTAATTGCTTGCCATCGCTTGACAAGGATCTCAGCATCTTTGACAGACAACTGCTTCTGAGTTTTCAAATCAACAGCTTCTGAGTGATAACCGAAGTGCACTTTAAGTGCAGAAAGGAACTTCTGAAATTTTCTAGCAATACCATTTTTCTTTGTTACTAAAGATTGGTAACTTAAATCCGTAGAAGAATCTGCACTCCAAGTAAGGGATCTAGTATCAGCACTCTGTTTGTCCATCCTCCATCTAGCCCCATTTCCAGCCCTCCAGAATAGTGTGTTTTTAAGTTTAAGGAGAGCAACCAAGATGAAGCCCAATGCTGCAGCATATATCATCTTTCCAAGCACGTGACTTATGCTCAACCAAAATTTCCAAACATCAGCTTGTTTTGAACATAAACTTCTCTTCAGCTGTGTAGATGGTAAGTTACCACTGCCTCCATCAATGGCCTTGCTTTCTGTCAAAGGGATTTGGAGATGAGGAGGAGCAAGTTGCTTCACAGCTATTCCAAGATGTAGCGAAGATACTGCTGACGAAACTGGTTCTTCATCCCTTCGATCTAATGGAAAAGCAATGGCCAGTGGTCTATGCCTGATGTTCGATACAGCTGGAGCTGTTCTTTTATGATGCCTTTTTCCAGAAGTTCTTTTTTCCCAGGTAAAGAAGTCAGCCTGTTTATGCCATAATAACAAAAAAGCAGTCAGTCTGTAATCATGATTGAATTATAGTATCTTCACCTCAGTGAGAACTAATTAATTTGGAGCACATGATAAAAAAACTTTTACCAAAGATGGAGAACAATCTCGGGTATCTGGAAACAAGCTAAGTGCAGCTTCTATCAACCATGTTTCCTACGAATTCAATGAACAAACtgataaatatcatattttaccGAATATTATAACTTTAAAAAAGAgctttaaattataatataagcCGCCCTCCTTTGTATGCATCTCTCCTTTGCTTGCTGTGTATTTCCCCCTCTACCAGTCTTTTTTCTTCATCAACAATATATTTAGAAAGCtaacaatatattaaatttctGTTCTTTAATTCCAACACCTATGACTGTCCTGTAGAACCAACACCAGGTGATTAAGAAGTTAACTCATTTATTAGTCCGCAGCCCAAATTTCTGTCTCCGTCGTATTTTaatgcaaaaaaatattttttttaaaggaaaagGATGGCAACAattttgctgtaaatttatcATTGACATGAATTGATCGCGGGGATTAGGACATTTGTGTAAGATGTAACAAAAGATTCTTGCTGTCCTGGATAACTAAAATGGGAAGGTGATACGTAACTATTATGTGAAGAGCATTActttcaaatattaaataaaaactataTTCATATGCCGCGCTATTGGGTATTGTAATTTCACAAACTGCATGGAATATAGCAATAATTGAGCATGTACCAGTGGTTTGTCTGCACTTGAAActtctttgatttttttcttttgcgtTGACTTTTGGGACCTAGGATTAGAGTTCATCTCTAGTTGCCTTAATCTTTCAGCGGCTGTTGCTTCATCGCTCTGGATTATGACTCAAAATTACTAACTCTTGTTAAAAAAGACGAAGAAAAGAACAGCTAATGCCACAAAAGCAAAATCAAATAGGTGTACCTGCCCAAGAAGTAATGAACAAAATGCTTCTTCAAATTTTAAATCGAAGCCTTCTGATGTTAGACATTCACAAATTAACTTTGCCTTGTTTATCTACACAAGAAAAGATATAGTCAATGATCTCTTAAAACTGAAAACTATTTAAACTCTTTCTATCCCCACAGGTTCGTGTATCTCATATATCACAAAATCAGACATAATAGACCACACTGCAACAGTTGCCAAGTAATTAGAAAACAAGGAAAATAGAATATAAGGGTAGTCTCTTAGTTTCATATTATGATAACTGAAACAGTAGATTAGTATCCAGAAAGCCCATTAGTAAGGCCTAACACGACAGAGGTTATTATATACACAACATGCCCATAGTTAAGAAagcttttaaaaacaaataaggGCATGTCCCACAAGTCCACAATTTGTCTTAAAATGTTTGGAGTTTGACAACTCCAGGACAGATGCTCTAAGGCCCAAAAGATTAGCCATGCTATTGATTAGAAATCTATATGATTTTGACTCATAATTAAAACTCCAACACTTGCCTTATCAATCTAAAGTTCACAAGACAGATTATGAGCCATCACATCACATCCAAGTCAGTTTTTTCTGAGatggaaaattaaaatatgcagGCACCGACATTTTTATGATTAAGACAAATATACAAGAAGCTAATTTAGGAATCTAAGAGTTTACCAAGTCAACTTGTTTGCTTGAAAAACCAAGAGCAATATGAGCTAACATGACCATATAGAAGCTACCGGAATCAATAACAGTTCTTTGATTCTGCGACTTGATTGACTTCCTATTCTTCCTCGTAACAGCTAAATTATCCCAAGGTATAAGATCGACAATTTCAGAGGCCATGAGTTCTTTTAGTGCTTGATTCAAGAAGCATGGCCAGTCTTGAACTTGGCAAGAAGTTTCAACATCAAGGCCCTGTCTGAGCAACTCTTGCAAAGCTGAAATAGCTCCACGTCTTCGTTCAGTATTATCAGGCGTATGAGGCATCCTCAATAGCTCCAACGTACAGTCAGGAGCAAGCTTTTCTAAATATTCTTCAATCTGAAAGAAATTTTGAATGGCGAGCTACAGTAGCAatctaaactaaataaaaaatatccacAATCATAGTTATTAAAAGCGTGCGCCTGGCTGCGCCTAGGCGACAGGCCCAACCGGGCGCACCCATTGCGCCTGGGATATTACCCAGGCGAAGCACTTGAAACAAGCGCGCTTAAAGCGTGCGCCTCTGCCTAGGCGCGAGGCTCCGAGAGGCGCAAAAGCGTGCGCTTTAAAGAAGTGGACTGATATTTTGTAGGTGAATAAAAATTAACTCGAACTCAACCAATTTTGAAGCTTAATTAGCAAAGCTCGTGGCTttttaatgattaaaaaaactatCGCTCATTTATGCAAGATTTTTTTAACAGGAATTTCATAAGTCTTTTATTCAAACTTTTACTGTAATCTTCATTCTTTTACGATGATGATGATAGTTGAGCAGGATGataaaaaatttgatgatttagatgaTAGTATAATCCTTTATACAAACTTTTAATCTAATTTCTTCTACACTCATGACTCATCATTgcgacgacgacgacgacgataTAGTTGCAGACGTTGaacaagaatttgatgatttagatattTGATCTTTTTTAACATACTATGAATTGATGATTTACTTATGAActttaaatgattaatttttttcgggttatgatttacgttacattatctattaatgaactttttatttataatgtttgttatctttgtgaaaatatttaatttatataatattatagtataaatcactttatatatattgaattttaaaatttatgttaaatGCGCTTTCCTTCGATAAAGCGTGCGCTTTGTGTTGCGCCTTGCGCCTCAGGCTTCAAGGTACCCTAGCGCTTTAGTACGCCTTGCGCCCTAAATAACTATGTCCACAATCAATAGGGACCCGTAAAAGGTAGAAAATTTCAGATATATGATTTTAGCAAACATCTTCATAGCAACAAGTGAATTGTACCCGTCCTTGATCTCCTTCAACGAGATAACAGGTGGTGTTGCTATGTAATGTTGGGTCACAAATACCACTCAATTGCAGTACCATCTATAACCTCTGAAAAAAACTCCTCATTGAGATACCAAATTACTCATGGAATGAGTGCTTCAGCATTAAGGTCATACCATCTTCATAACTCGTAATTATTTCTCTTTTCCACCTCCAGAACCATTGTTCTGGAAATTTGcaaattttatttacttttttttgaACAGGTGGCATAATAATCCATCAAAACAAAAGAGGCATCCAAATTTAGCAtatttaaaggaaaaataaaactaaatgaAGGTTACCTGAGATAACAGCTTCAACTTGCCCAGCGAACTCTTGCTTCCAAGAAGGTATCGAGCGCGAACAAGGGCTTCAAATCCATGAGAAATATTTTGCTTCTCAAAACCAACATTAGCTATCACACACTTCAAAAAATCACATGTAGTAAGCTAAGGAAACAACAGAAAACAGCCAGGAAAAAAGTTGTTCAAGGTTCTGACCTCCACTTTTTCCTTACCTCTGCTAGGGCCATAGCAAGAAGCATATCATGAACAAATGGCTTTGAGCATGGATGCTGCATGGCTCTTCGTCCAATTTCAAGCACAAGTTTCTCTTCTCCTGCCTAAATCGATTCAATTGAATAATATCACAATCAACATAAGCAGAATACATTTTCAAAGCCCGAATGTTGAATGGCAT encodes the following:
- the LOC140978429 gene encoding plastid division protein CDP1, chloroplastic-like isoform X2, whose product is MANVHALVTSGNDICCCGQNSGRFHWNGSFVSLNRRKGYRTKNKCGNSGYRNGGRVRVPAVGGHPWRLRAATDLRFVEESTSRNSIAQNQAPFIEIPVTCYQILGVHDQAEKDEIAKSVMHLTNTEIDEGYTEDVVVFRPVLKDVRDKLLFEPEYAGIIKEKLPPKSSLKIPWDWLPVVLCLLQEAGEEKLVLEIGRRAMQHPCSKPFVHDMLLAMALAECVIANVGFEKQNISHGFEALVRARYLLGSKSSLGKLKLLSQIEEYLEKLAPDCTLELLRMPHTPDNTERRRGAISALQELLRQGLDVETSCQVQDWPCFLNQALKELMASEIVDLIPWDNLAVTRKNRKSIKSQNQRTVIDSGSFYMVMLAHIALGFSSKQVDLINKAKLICECLTSEGFDLKFEEAFCSLLLGQSDEATAAERLRQLEMNSNPRSQKSTQKKKIKEVSSADKPLETWLIEAALSLFPDTRDCSPSLADFFTWEKRTSGKRHHKRTAPAVSNIRHRPLAIAFPLDRRDEEPVSSAVSSLHLGIAVKQLAPPHLQIPLTESKAIDGGSGNLPSTQLKRSLCSKQADVWKFWLSISHVLGKMIYAAALGFILVALLKLKNTLFWRAGNGARWRMDKQSADTRSLTWSADSSTDLSYQSLVTKKNGIARKFQKFLSALKVHFGYHSEAVDLKTQKQLSVKDAEILVKRWQAIKAEALGPNHDVHGLLEVLDGSMLVQWQTLADAAKGRSCFWRFVLLQLEVTRADILKDGIGREIAEIEVFLEEAAELVDESQPKNPTYYSPYKILYLLKRQDDGSWRFCEGDILTTSQPLIND
- the LOC140978429 gene encoding plastid division protein CDP1, chloroplastic-like isoform X1, encoding MANVHALVTSGNDICCCGQNSGRFHWNGSFVSLNRRKGYRTKNKCGNSGYRNGGRVRVPAVGGHPWRLRAATDLRFVEESTSRNSIAQNQAPFIEIPVTCYQILGVHDQAEKDEIAKSVMHLTNTEIDEGYTEDVVVFRPKVLKDVRDKLLFEPEYAGIIKEKLPPKSSLKIPWDWLPVVLCLLQEAGEEKLVLEIGRRAMQHPCSKPFVHDMLLAMALAECVIANVGFEKQNISHGFEALVRARYLLGSKSSLGKLKLLSQIEEYLEKLAPDCTLELLRMPHTPDNTERRRGAISALQELLRQGLDVETSCQVQDWPCFLNQALKELMASEIVDLIPWDNLAVTRKNRKSIKSQNQRTVIDSGSFYMVMLAHIALGFSSKQVDLINKAKLICECLTSEGFDLKFEEAFCSLLLGQSDEATAAERLRQLEMNSNPRSQKSTQKKKIKEVSSADKPLETWLIEAALSLFPDTRDCSPSLADFFTWEKRTSGKRHHKRTAPAVSNIRHRPLAIAFPLDRRDEEPVSSAVSSLHLGIAVKQLAPPHLQIPLTESKAIDGGSGNLPSTQLKRSLCSKQADVWKFWLSISHVLGKMIYAAALGFILVALLKLKNTLFWRAGNGARWRMDKQSADTRSLTWSADSSTDLSYQSLVTKKNGIARKFQKFLSALKVHFGYHSEAVDLKTQKQLSVKDAEILVKRWQAIKAEALGPNHDVHGLLEVLDGSMLVQWQTLADAAKGRSCFWRFVLLQLEVTRADILKDGIGREIAEIEVFLEEAAELVDESQPKNPTYYSPYKILYLLKRQDDGSWRFCEGDILTTSQPLIND